The DNA segment CCAGCCGCTCTATGAGGGCGATTTCTGCGACATCATCGCCGCCTGCATCGAGCGCGATTTCAGCGGAAACATCTACAATATCAGCGGCCAGGAGCGGATCGACTACATCGACCTGATCCGCCTGATAAAGGACGTGACGCAGGCGCGCACCCGCATCCTCACCATACCCGTACCGCTCTTCGCCCTGCTCCTGCGCACCTATGCGCTGGTGGACCGCAATCCGCCCTTTACGGTGAAGCAGCTCAAGGCGCTCACCACGCCGGACGTGTTCGAGGTCATCGACTGGCCGGCGATCTTCGGCGTGCGGGCGACGCCGCTGCGTCAGGCGATGGAAGAGACCTTCCGCGACCCGCGCTATTCCTCCGTCGTGCTGGAGTTCTGATCGGATGGCTCGACTTGTCGTTCTCGGAGCCGGAGCCATGGGGCTGGCGGCGGCGTATCGCGCGCTGAAGCTTGGCCACGACGTCACGCTGCTGGAGGCCGCGCCCGAGGCGGGCGGCATGGCCGCGCATTTCGATTTTGACGGCCTGTCGATCGAGCGCTTCTACCATTTCGTCTGCAAGTCGGATGATCCCACCTTCGCGCTGATGGACGAACTGGGCATCGGCGACAAGATGCGCTGGCGCGCGACCTCGATGGGGTATTTCACCAAGGGCGAGCTGAACCCCTGGGGCGACCCGGTCTCGCTGCTGCGCTTCCCGCATCTGTCGCTGATCGAGAAGTTCCGCTACGGCCTTCTCGCCTTCGTCTCCACCAAGCGCGCGTCCTGGCCCGCGCTCGAACACGTCTCGGCAAAGGACTGGATCGAGCGCTGGTCCGGCGCTTCGGTCTACAGGAAGATGTGGCACCCGCTCTTCGCGCTGAAGTTCTACGAGTACGCCGACAACGTCTCCGCCTCCTGGATCTGGACCCGCGTCCGGCGCATCGGGCGGTCGCGGCGCTCGCTGATGCAGGAGGAGCTGGGCCATATCGAGGACGGCTCGCAGACACTGGTCGATGCGCTCATGGTGGCCATTCTCGCCGAGGGCGGCGAGGTGCATCTGGGCGAGCCCGCGCTCCGGGTCGAAACCAGGGATGGGCATGTGCACGAGGTCGTCACCCCCACCGGCCGCTACCCGGCCGATGCGGTGATCTCCACCGTGCCCACGCCGCTGGTCAGCCGGCTGGTGCCGGACCTGCCGGAGGCGAGCAAGGCCGCCTATGACGCCATCGCCAATATCGGCGTGGTGTGCGTGATGCTGAAGCTCAAGCGCCCGGTCACGCCGCATTTCTGGGTCAACGTGGTCGAGCCCGACATGCCGATACCGGGCATCATCGAGTTCTCCAATCTGCGCCCGATGCCGGATGGCGAGAGCGTGGTCTACGTGCCCTACTACATGCCGGTGACCAACCCGCTCTGGGCGCGTGCCGACCAGAGCTTCCTCGACGAGGCCTTCGGCTGCCTCCGGCGGATCAATCCGGGCCTCACCGAGGCGGATCTGCTGGCCGGTCAGGTCGGCCGCCTCACCCATGCCCAGCCGGTCTGCCCCCCGGGTTTCGCGGCCACGCTGCCCCCGGTGCAGACCCCCATCGCCGGCCTCCAGATCGCCGATACCTGCTTCTACTACCCGGAGGATCGCGGCATTGCCGAGAGCATCCGCATCGGCGAGCGCATGGCGCGCGATGTTGCCTGACGCACACAAGGGGCATTTCCGCCGATGAGCCGCGAGTTCCTTCTCTTCGTCCTGATCGGCGCCTTCGCGGCGACGATCAACCTGCTGGCGCGCCTGCTCTTCAGCCTCGCGATCCCGTTCGAGATCTCGGTCATCCTCGCCTATCCCGTCGGCATGACGGTGGCATTCGTGCTGAACCGCTACTTCGTGTTCAACGCCGGCGGCTCGGCAGCGACGGGCCAGTATGTCCGCTTCGCGCTGGTGAACCTTCTGGCGCTGGTGCAGATCTGGCTGGTGAGCGTGGGCCTCGCCCGCTACCTGTTTCCGGCCATCGGGTTCGTCTGGCACAGCGAGACCATCGCCCATGCCATCGCGCTGGGAAGCCCGATCCTCACCAGCTATTTCGCCCACAAATACTTCTCGTTCCGAACCGTCTGAGCGCGGCCGCCCTCACGGCCCCTGTTGCGGCGAGAGCAGCTGGCAGCCGCCATACGCCCCGATCACGGCGCGACGGGCGACAAAGTCGGTGATCAGCTTCTGGTTGTCCCCGAATCCCGGCAGCATATCGGCACAGTAGACGATGCCCCCCAGCGGTCGGTCGCCAAGCAAGGACTGCGGATCGGTGACCACGTGCTCCACCAGCGGCCGGGGAAACCAGCCGCCAACGGCCAGCGACTTGCGCTGGGCATAGTAGGGTATGGCCGAGGACCAGTCGTCGCCGATGACGATCAGGCTCTGGTCGGGCCGGGTGTTCTCCCGCGCGACGAGCCCGATACGCAGCAGCCGGTCCTGTATCGGCACCTGTTCAGCCTTGATGACCGGCCTGTAGGACGCGTTGAAGAACGCGATCTGCCCGCCGGCCAGCACGGCAAGGCCCAAGAGCGCAATGCGCGGATGCCCGTTCTCGAACAGGCTCCCCACACCGAGGCCGACAGCCGCCAACAGGAATATCGCGTTGGCGACCTGGTAGTAGCTGTGGACCATATGCACGTTGAAAAACAGCAGGATCGGCGTGAAGAACCCGAGGATGGCGGCCAGAACCGCCCAGCGCCGACGCGGTGCGACGAGCCCGACGCCGACGAGCAGGACGCC comes from the Ancylobacter pratisalsi genome and includes:
- a CDS encoding NAD(P)/FAD-dependent oxidoreductase, which translates into the protein MARLVVLGAGAMGLAAAYRALKLGHDVTLLEAAPEAGGMAAHFDFDGLSIERFYHFVCKSDDPTFALMDELGIGDKMRWRATSMGYFTKGELNPWGDPVSLLRFPHLSLIEKFRYGLLAFVSTKRASWPALEHVSAKDWIERWSGASVYRKMWHPLFALKFYEYADNVSASWIWTRVRRIGRSRRSLMQEELGHIEDGSQTLVDALMVAILAEGGEVHLGEPALRVETRDGHVHEVVTPTGRYPADAVISTVPTPLVSRLVPDLPEASKAAYDAIANIGVVCVMLKLKRPVTPHFWVNVVEPDMPIPGIIEFSNLRPMPDGESVVYVPYYMPVTNPLWARADQSFLDEAFGCLRRINPGLTEADLLAGQVGRLTHAQPVCPPGFAATLPPVQTPIAGLQIADTCFYYPEDRGIAESIRIGERMARDVA
- a CDS encoding GtrA family protein translates to MSREFLLFVLIGAFAATINLLARLLFSLAIPFEISVILAYPVGMTVAFVLNRYFVFNAGGSAATGQYVRFALVNLLALVQIWLVSVGLARYLFPAIGFVWHSETIAHAIALGSPILTSYFAHKYFSFRTV